From a region of the Hymenobacter jejuensis genome:
- a CDS encoding GDP-L-fucose synthase family protein yields MNLDAPVYIAGHRGMVGSAIMRRMQRAGHTNFVVRNSAELDLRNQAAVADFFETEKPEYVILAAAKVGGIWANNTYRAEFIYDNLMIESNVIHQSYLHGVKKLLFLGSSCIYPKMAPQPLNEDSLLTGPLEETNEPYAIAKIAGIKLCDAYRSQYGVNFISAMPTNLYGPNDNYDLKNSHVLPALLRKFHEGKQNNAPEVEIWGTGTPRREFLYVDDLADACYFLLENFDEAGLVNIGTGEDVSIAELAALVKSVTGYEGNVVFNSTYPDGTPRKLMDVSKLAKLGWRYSTSLEEGVKKAYQDFLTKVEQPQA; encoded by the coding sequence ATGAATCTCGACGCTCCTGTATACATCGCAGGCCACCGCGGAATGGTAGGCTCTGCAATCATGCGCCGCATGCAACGCGCGGGGCATACCAACTTTGTGGTTCGTAATTCTGCCGAACTCGACCTGCGCAATCAGGCGGCAGTAGCTGATTTCTTTGAAACGGAAAAGCCCGAATATGTGATCTTGGCTGCTGCTAAAGTAGGGGGAATCTGGGCCAACAACACCTACCGGGCCGAGTTCATCTACGATAACTTGATGATCGAGAGCAACGTCATTCACCAGAGCTACCTACACGGGGTGAAGAAATTGCTGTTTCTGGGTTCATCGTGCATCTACCCCAAAATGGCGCCGCAGCCGCTGAACGAAGATTCGCTCCTGACCGGCCCTTTGGAGGAAACCAACGAGCCCTACGCCATCGCCAAAATCGCCGGCATTAAGCTGTGTGATGCGTACCGGAGTCAGTACGGGGTGAACTTCATCTCGGCTATGCCCACCAACCTGTACGGCCCCAACGACAACTACGACCTTAAAAACTCGCACGTGCTGCCTGCGTTGCTGCGTAAGTTTCACGAAGGCAAGCAAAACAACGCGCCGGAAGTTGAGATATGGGGCACGGGCACGCCGCGTCGCGAATTTTTGTACGTCGACGATTTGGCGGATGCCTGCTACTTTCTGCTGGAAAACTTCGACGAGGCTGGCTTGGTCAACATCGGAACCGGCGAGGACGTATCCATCGCTGAGCTGGCTGCGCTTGTCAAATCCGTAACGGGCTACGAAGGAAACGTGGTTTTCAACTCGACTTATCCCGATGGTACGCCGCGCAAGCTCATGGACGTCAGCAAATTGGCAAAACTAGGCTGGCGTTATTCTACTTCTCTGGAAGAGGGTGTTAAAAAGGCTTACCAGGACTTTCTGACCAAGGTAGAACAGCCTCAGGCATAG
- a CDS encoding sensor histidine kinase gives MKSYRFSPLLLLLASLLCLVGAYVSNHYGQEAGVLSRADTARLQAMLIDAEQTAEGEADVVAEQILQKKLRFSTLINRTTYPCFVFKGEKLLYWSDHTTKPEAENVGQNFREKLVEMKFGNFLVLRRLVGQYVILTYVPLERHYGISNRYLREGSERALFRGMAVKLIPNSSNPHFARLYAEEGNYLFSVESMQPNPVTGEYLPLALLLIGFGFYLAGWIKLARHLFAQSKVLQGALAIVVPLAVFRGGLLYFGLPFSFIELPLFDPKVYAASLLSPSLGDLLINAALFVVAAYYVLLLFRWYGVMRLFRRISGIGPRAIVGMLAIAGFYSLLESLYHFYANTFNNSQLVLDVTQDIQVSGFKILLCLAIILHTVGYLIGFYILAQVFSAIEHPSSKRVTALILLLTALVLLPTWLITEQLHAATLLGITFIFFFVLRLTGIKQLAAVVPYQVYLFIFMMLAISSAVGSLALYEHFDRQLILNKQRVAGNLLVDNDLQGEYLLAERMHSIAEDSLIIKKLGSPFSNQDMVRQKIVKHYLRDYFDKYEVIVTLFDQAGRPVEPDDGIGSLKQFRNRLLRTAVSTDQPNLYLIHNSNSFSSRRYVAFLPVRTLTPGVCTIVLELSLKKITAYSVVPELLIDQKFFQPGLGPELSYAGYENNRLVYSEGDFDYVNRLTTTQLADPRLYTSGLSIGRVHHLAVRGAQHRTVVVTTYTYSFSNWLANFSFLFLLHTFCWLLCVGLYMLAKGRYLNVFRTNFSTKIQLFLNFGIFIPLLVVSIATASQVTDSYKRDLRRNYERRGKAVQENLLKNSALLADSAGRVALTDLADNVASLTETDLNLYGADGNLLVSSQPIIFESGLLSPLMNAQAVASLAERGQPRVLLSEQAGSLSFNALYLPLRAPSAQPGRSGTVIGYVGIPFFDSEKDLDNKLIELISTILNIFTVMFILFLLLTFIASRILTEPLKLITEKLRHTTLTGQNEMLSYQSSDEIGLLVREYNAMLLKLEESKQELATQEKEAAWREMARQVAHEIKNPLTPMKLSLQYLQKAIAERRPNTEELIGKISQTLITQIDVLTDIATSFSTFTNLPAMRPERLDIVPILRRTVELHQGGLVGGIPLVLPGDAEQERYIVYADENLLVRTLNNLLINALQAVPEGRKSKIKAKLEPVGTDRVRICIQDNGTGIPEAVRDKIFVPNFTTKASGSGIGLAVARRGIESAGGRIWFETQEGVGTTFCVELPLAPE, from the coding sequence TTGAAATCGTATCGCTTTTCCCCACTGCTGTTATTGCTGGCTTCTTTGCTTTGCTTGGTGGGGGCTTACGTGAGTAACCATTACGGCCAAGAGGCCGGCGTGCTTTCACGTGCCGATACAGCCCGCTTGCAGGCTATGCTTATCGATGCTGAGCAAACTGCTGAGGGCGAAGCCGATGTAGTAGCCGAGCAAATACTGCAAAAAAAGCTCCGCTTCAGTACCTTAATCAACCGCACCACCTATCCCTGCTTCGTCTTTAAGGGCGAGAAGTTGCTTTACTGGTCTGACCATACAACCAAACCCGAGGCTGAGAATGTCGGCCAGAATTTCCGCGAAAAGCTCGTGGAAATGAAGTTTGGCAACTTCTTGGTATTGAGGCGGTTAGTCGGGCAATACGTTATCCTGACGTATGTTCCGCTAGAGCGCCATTACGGCATCAGCAACCGCTACCTGCGGGAGGGCTCTGAACGCGCCTTGTTTCGCGGCATGGCGGTGAAGCTCATTCCCAATAGTTCCAATCCTCATTTTGCCCGTTTGTACGCAGAGGAAGGCAACTACCTTTTCTCGGTGGAAAGCATGCAGCCCAATCCCGTAACGGGCGAATATCTGCCGTTAGCCCTGCTTCTGATCGGTTTTGGATTCTATTTGGCGGGCTGGATAAAGTTGGCCCGGCACCTCTTTGCCCAGAGCAAAGTACTGCAAGGAGCCTTGGCCATAGTCGTGCCGCTGGCTGTATTTCGGGGCGGTCTGCTCTACTTTGGACTGCCCTTTTCCTTTATTGAGTTGCCGCTCTTCGACCCTAAAGTCTATGCAGCTTCTCTGCTGTCGCCTTCCCTGGGTGACTTGCTGATCAACGCGGCTCTTTTCGTGGTGGCCGCCTACTACGTGCTTTTGCTGTTTCGCTGGTACGGCGTAATGCGTCTGTTCCGGCGTATAAGTGGCATCGGGCCGCGGGCAATTGTCGGCATGCTCGCCATAGCGGGTTTTTATAGCCTGCTCGAATCACTTTACCACTTCTACGCCAATACCTTCAACAACTCCCAGCTTGTGCTGGATGTCACGCAGGATATCCAAGTCTCCGGATTCAAAATCCTGCTCTGCCTGGCCATCATTCTGCATACCGTTGGGTATCTGATTGGTTTCTACATACTGGCGCAGGTTTTCAGCGCCATCGAACATCCCTCGAGCAAACGAGTTACAGCACTCATTTTGCTGTTGACTGCGTTGGTGCTTCTGCCTACCTGGCTGATTACTGAGCAGTTGCACGCGGCAACCCTGCTGGGCATCACGTTTATTTTCTTCTTCGTGCTGCGCCTCACCGGCATCAAGCAATTGGCTGCTGTGGTGCCATACCAAGTGTACCTGTTTATTTTCATGATGCTGGCCATCAGCTCGGCTGTTGGCAGCTTGGCCTTGTACGAGCACTTCGATCGCCAGCTGATTCTAAATAAACAGCGTGTAGCAGGTAACTTATTGGTAGACAATGACTTGCAGGGTGAGTACCTGTTGGCCGAGCGCATGCATAGCATCGCCGAAGACTCTCTGATTATCAAGAAGTTGGGTAGCCCGTTCTCCAATCAGGACATGGTGCGCCAAAAAATCGTGAAGCATTACCTGCGCGATTATTTCGACAAGTACGAAGTCATTGTAACCCTATTCGACCAAGCCGGCCGGCCGGTTGAGCCCGACGATGGCATCGGGTCGCTTAAGCAATTCAGAAACAGGTTGTTGCGTACTGCCGTCTCTACCGACCAGCCCAATCTGTACCTGATTCACAACAGCAACTCGTTTAGCTCGCGGCGCTATGTGGCTTTCCTGCCCGTCCGGACTCTTACGCCCGGAGTTTGCACGATTGTTTTGGAGCTGTCGCTCAAGAAGATAACGGCATACAGCGTGGTGCCGGAGCTGCTGATTGACCAGAAGTTCTTTCAACCCGGCTTAGGACCCGAGTTGAGCTATGCCGGGTATGAAAATAACCGCTTGGTATATAGTGAAGGTGATTTTGATTACGTCAACCGCCTGACCACCACACAGTTGGCTGATCCGCGGTTGTATACTTCGGGCTTGTCGATTGGGCGGGTGCACCACTTGGCTGTGCGCGGTGCCCAGCACCGAACTGTGGTTGTGACGACTTACACGTATTCGTTTAGCAATTGGCTGGCCAATTTTTCCTTCCTGTTTCTGCTGCACACGTTTTGCTGGCTGCTTTGCGTGGGCTTGTATATGCTGGCCAAAGGACGTTACCTGAACGTCTTCCGTACTAACTTCAGCACCAAGATTCAGCTGTTCCTCAACTTCGGAATCTTCATTCCGCTCTTGGTCGTCAGCATTGCCACGGCCAGTCAGGTTACCGATTCCTACAAGCGTGACTTACGGCGCAACTACGAGCGCCGTGGCAAGGCCGTGCAGGAGAACTTGTTGAAAAACAGTGCTTTATTGGCTGATTCGGCCGGTCGCGTTGCCCTTACCGATTTGGCCGATAACGTAGCCAGCCTCACGGAAACCGACCTGAACCTGTACGGTGCCGACGGCAACCTGCTGGTGAGCAGCCAGCCCATCATCTTTGAATCGGGGCTGCTCAGCCCGCTGATGAATGCACAGGCGGTGGCCTCTTTGGCCGAGCGCGGGCAGCCGCGGGTGCTGCTTTCGGAGCAGGCGGGTTCGTTGTCGTTCAACGCGCTGTATCTGCCGTTGCGGGCACCGTCGGCGCAACCGGGGCGTTCGGGCACCGTGATTGGTTACGTTGGTATTCCCTTCTTCGATTCGGAAAAGGATTTGGACAACAAGCTTATTGAGTTGATTTCCACCATCTTGAACATCTTCACGGTGATGTTCATTCTGTTCCTGTTGCTTACGTTTATTGCTTCCCGCATCCTAACCGAGCCGCTGAAGCTCATTACCGAGAAGCTGCGCCATACCACGCTTACGGGGCAAAACGAGATGCTCTCGTATCAATCGTCGGACGAAATCGGGTTACTGGTGCGCGAGTACAACGCCATGTTGCTGAAGCTAGAAGAGAGCAAACAGGAGTTGGCCACCCAGGAGAAAGAGGCCGCGTGGCGCGAAATGGCCCGCCAAGTAGCGCACGAGATCAAGAATCCGCTGACGCCGATGAAGCTTTCGCTGCAATACCTGCAAAAAGCCATTGCGGAGCGCCGCCCCAATACCGAGGAGTTGATTGGCAAGATTTCGCAAACGCTTATCACTCAGATTGATGTGCTTACGGATATTGCCACATCGTTTAGCACGTTCACCAATTTGCCCGCCATGCGACCCGAGCGCTTGGACATTGTACCTATTCTGCGGCGCACAGTTGAGTTGCACCAAGGTGGGTTGGTGGGCGGCATTCCGTTGGTGCTGCCCGGCGATGCAGAACAAGAACGCTATATCGTCTATGCCGACGAAAATCTGCTGGTGCGGACGCTTAACAATTTGCTAATCAATGCGTTGCAGGCGGTGCCTGAGGGGCGTAAATCCAAAATCAAAGCCAAACTGGAGCCGGTAGGCACCGATCGGGTCCGGATTTGCATACAGGACAACGGCACGGGCATTCCGGAGGCAGTACGCGACAAAATATTTGTGCCCAATTTCACCACCAAAGCCTCGGGTTCTGGTATTGGCTTGGCTGTGGCGCGCCGTGGCATCGAGAGCGCCGGCGGCCGGATTTGGTTTGAAACCCAGGAAGGCGTCGGTACTACTTTCTGTGTAGAGCTACCGCTAGCTCCCGAATAA
- the gmd gene encoding GDP-mannose 4,6-dehydratase: MKVALITGITGQDGSYLAEFLLNKGYEVHGVKRRSSLFNTDRVDHLYEGNDPDAKFKLHYGDLSDTTNLIRLIQETQPDEIYNLGAMSHVKVSFDAPEYTADVDGVGTLRILEAVRILGLTKKTKIYQASTSELYGLVQQVPQSETTPFYPRSPYAVAKLYAYWITVNYREAYNMFAVNGILFNHESPMRGETFVTRKITRGVAQIVTGLQDCIDLGNLDAKRDWGHAKDYVEAMWLILQQEVPEDFVIATGVTTTVREFIRLAFLEVGVTVSFSGEGVDEIGTVTECSDPEYQLPIGQVVVKIDPAYFRPTEVELLIGDPTKCKEKLGWEPRYDLAGLVSEMVKADVDLFKRDKYLLKGGHKVFTYKE, encoded by the coding sequence ATGAAAGTTGCTCTAATCACGGGTATCACCGGTCAAGACGGATCTTATCTGGCCGAGTTCTTACTAAACAAAGGCTACGAAGTCCACGGCGTGAAGCGTCGTTCGTCGCTTTTCAACACCGACCGCGTAGACCACCTCTACGAAGGCAACGACCCTGATGCCAAGTTTAAGCTGCATTACGGTGACCTGTCGGATACCACCAACCTGATCCGGTTGATTCAGGAAACGCAGCCCGACGAGATCTACAACTTAGGTGCAATGTCGCACGTGAAGGTGTCGTTCGATGCGCCCGAATACACGGCCGATGTGGATGGCGTAGGTACACTGCGTATTCTGGAAGCGGTTCGGATTCTGGGGCTTACGAAGAAGACCAAAATCTACCAGGCCTCGACTTCCGAGCTGTATGGCTTGGTGCAGCAGGTGCCCCAATCGGAAACCACCCCCTTCTACCCGCGCTCGCCCTACGCGGTGGCTAAGCTCTATGCTTACTGGATTACGGTCAACTACCGCGAGGCGTACAACATGTTCGCTGTCAACGGTATCCTGTTCAACCACGAGTCGCCGATGCGCGGGGAAACCTTCGTGACGCGCAAAATTACCCGTGGCGTAGCCCAGATCGTAACGGGTCTGCAAGATTGCATCGACCTAGGTAACCTGGACGCAAAGCGCGACTGGGGCCACGCCAAGGATTACGTGGAGGCCATGTGGCTGATTCTGCAACAGGAGGTTCCCGAAGACTTTGTCATCGCCACCGGCGTTACGACCACCGTTCGCGAGTTCATTCGTCTGGCATTCTTAGAAGTGGGCGTTACCGTAAGCTTCAGCGGCGAGGGCGTTGACGAAATCGGAACGGTAACCGAATGCAGCGATCCCGAATACCAACTGCCTATCGGCCAAGTAGTAGTGAAAATCGATCCGGCTTATTTCCGCCCTACGGAAGTAGAACTGCTAATCGGTGACCCTACCAAGTGCAAAGAGAAGCTGGGCTGGGAGCCCCGTTACGATTTAGCTGGCTTGGTGAGCGAAATGGTGAAAGCCGACGTCGACCTGTTCAAGCGCGATAAGTACCTATTGAAAGGCGGTCATAAAGTATTCACCTACAAAGAATAG